One genomic segment of Drosophila santomea strain STO CAGO 1482 unplaced genomic scaffold, Prin_Dsan_1.1 Segkk43_quiver_pilon_scaf, whole genome shotgun sequence includes these proteins:
- the LOC120457553 gene encoding zinc finger CCHC domain-containing protein 7-like, with product MQVLRAFSEVRLPKHKPDNSSPKRFYEGGPAKKDLRCANCNSKGHFAKECLKPKREPGSCYACGAFGHFVGQCPERKSANINNYNAS from the exons ATGCAGGTTTTGAGAGCCTTCTCGGAAGTACGTCTGCCAAAGCACAAGCCGGATAATAGTTCGCCAAAACGCTTCTATGAAGGAGGCCCAGCTAAGAAGGATCTGCGTTGCGCCAACTGCAACTCAAAAGGACACTTCGCCAAGGAGTGCCTGAAGCCGAAGAGAGAGCCCGGATCCTGCTACGCTTGTGGAGCGTTCGGACACTTCGTCGGACAATGCCCGGAGCGCAAGAGCGCCAATATCAACAATTAT AATGCCTCATAG